From Zavarzinella sp., one genomic window encodes:
- a CDS encoding O-antigen ligase family protein: protein MISAWGGAASLIWGPFIPLVLYYFFTVFRPQVIWKESLAAYPDFQWALMMALPTIGATFVWRFARFIAPQRFVNQPLPRPNIGHFVFAFFALWITVTYLTSRNQLLAEPIFSDYRKIFLMFFISAMVLTSIRQIWIIYLVVLGSLSYIAFEVNQYYFFNNYLYLVNQGYSDIRGGGLDNNGAALMLAMGFPMCVYAWDGVKHWIRWLFPVCAMLIVHAVLTSYSRGAMLSILITVPFYIFRCQSKRLILVGYLVGAMMLPFLVSDEIAKRFMSITSHEEDESAGSRKTTWAIAWNMANERPIFGYGIRNSSLYTYQFGADEEGRVIHNNYLQIAADSGMIALAGLLAIYAVCLYLAAKIRWSIPGSNSIVGLLLAAGHTLTGGRWQPISSTAGYRGKDAHLVYAMACGIEGSLICWMFGSFFLSLETFEPPYVLEILVIQLWSILQLKRVHESHEFG from the coding sequence ATGATCTCTGCCTGGGGTGGTGCGGCCAGTCTGATCTGGGGGCCGTTCATTCCACTGGTGCTGTATTACTTCTTTACAGTCTTTCGACCTCAGGTGATCTGGAAAGAGTCGCTGGCTGCCTATCCCGATTTTCAGTGGGCGCTGATGATGGCACTCCCCACCATCGGGGCCACCTTTGTCTGGCGCTTCGCCCGTTTTATTGCCCCACAACGGTTTGTGAATCAGCCACTGCCCAGGCCGAATATTGGACATTTTGTCTTTGCGTTTTTTGCCCTGTGGATCACCGTTACCTATTTGACTTCACGAAATCAGTTACTGGCAGAACCGATCTTCAGCGATTATCGCAAGATCTTCCTGATGTTCTTCATCTCTGCCATGGTGCTGACCAGTATCCGCCAGATCTGGATCATCTATCTGGTGGTTCTTGGTTCGCTTTCGTACATCGCGTTTGAAGTCAACCAGTATTACTTTTTCAACAACTACCTGTATCTGGTGAATCAGGGTTATTCCGATATTCGCGGTGGGGGATTGGATAACAATGGTGCCGCACTGATGCTGGCGATGGGTTTCCCTATGTGCGTCTATGCCTGGGACGGTGTCAAGCACTGGATTCGCTGGCTGTTCCCGGTATGTGCAATGCTGATTGTCCATGCTGTCCTGACCTCGTACTCCCGCGGTGCGATGCTTTCGATCCTGATTACCGTGCCGTTTTACATCTTCCGCTGCCAATCGAAACGCCTGATTCTGGTGGGCTATCTGGTGGGGGCAATGATGCTGCCGTTTCTGGTCAGCGATGAGATTGCCAAGCGGTTCATGAGTATTACTTCCCACGAAGAGGATGAAAGTGCCGGCAGTCGGAAAACCACCTGGGCAATCGCCTGGAATATGGCCAACGAACGGCCAATTTTTGGTTATGGCATCCGAAATTCCAGCCTTTACACCTACCAGTTCGGTGCCGATGAAGAAGGGCGGGTGATTCACAACAACTATCTGCAGATTGCCGCCGACAGTGGTATGATTGCTCTGGCAGGTTTGCTGGCGATTTACGCGGTCTGCTTATATCTTGCGGCAAAAATACGCTGGTCAATCCCAGGATCCAACAGTATCGTGGGATTGCTGCTAGCCGCCGGCCACACACTGACAGGGGGGCGCTGGCAACCGATTAGTTCCACTGCGGGATACCGTGGCAAAGATGCCCACCTGGTCTATGCGATGGCCTGTGGCATCGAAGGTTCGTTGATCTGCTGGATGTTTGGCAGCTTTTTCCTGTCGCTGGAAACGTTCGAGCCACCCTACGTACTGGAAATCCTGGTCATCCAGCTCTGGTCGATTCTGCAACTGAAACGTGTGCATGAATCCCATGAATTTGGCTAA
- a CDS encoding glycosyltransferase family 39 protein, which produces MEESHIQNNQSSPLQRNDYIWLSLLCWVYFGISLVIPRVFTTHETTHCINVREMFDSGSYLIPTYGGRVWLERPPVPHWLTGVGALLVGDIQDEFAMRFPSILFSWLTVLLVAHLAAQVFGRITGLLSGLVLATMREFASYAVAPEADIFLAGIVTIGGMLALKLLSRPAPQSTSFLGNRPTVYWLFYLVMGISHWTKGVFFGSMFIAWPILLWLIWTWDRRRFFALFWLPGILLFLGGAASWLLVASSNEPGVVDLWKNDYQGRYNTDYMKEPAWYYAVQQPWNIFPWTIALVVGLVTTFSQIRGTTVSPWRFVWLWAIVPPIFFSLFNGKHHHYMLSCLAPAAILGSQGLQRMFSWFQQQPRWFRHPALWSGILIPLGLGTILALAKKLPGPANLQTILLLAWVPLVLFATWFVSRPQPRVALVGLLMVITFIHIAAHYFRSKYLDNYAEDSRLIAEIRELVPPEEHVYVLDEEEPLNASWNLYYLGRNARQLQNITFLRSTEIDRPTIYLLARGYHQEQLAEYGVAEQLLQSKRTRKEITPADRKTLYRLTFHADLIRVVPPKITPMQSTGRAPGPFLK; this is translated from the coding sequence ATGGAAGAATCCCACATCCAAAACAATCAGTCATCCCCACTCCAGCGTAACGATTACATCTGGTTATCGCTGCTATGCTGGGTTTACTTTGGCATCTCACTGGTGATTCCGCGGGTCTTCACCACACATGAAACGACCCACTGCATTAACGTGCGGGAAATGTTCGATTCTGGAAGTTACCTCATCCCCACCTACGGTGGGAGGGTCTGGCTGGAACGCCCACCAGTGCCTCACTGGCTCACTGGGGTGGGTGCCCTGCTGGTGGGAGATATTCAAGATGAATTTGCGATGCGGTTTCCTTCGATTCTGTTCAGTTGGCTGACCGTACTGTTGGTGGCCCACCTGGCAGCACAGGTTTTTGGCAGAATCACCGGCTTGCTCAGTGGGCTGGTTCTGGCAACAATGCGGGAGTTTGCTTCGTACGCGGTGGCACCAGAAGCCGACATTTTTCTGGCTGGAATTGTTACAATTGGTGGAATGCTGGCCCTGAAACTATTGTCGCGGCCAGCACCACAAAGCACTTCATTTTTGGGGAATCGCCCCACGGTATACTGGCTGTTTTACCTGGTCATGGGAATCAGCCATTGGACCAAGGGGGTATTTTTTGGCAGCATGTTTATTGCGTGGCCAATACTCCTCTGGCTGATCTGGACCTGGGATCGTCGACGCTTTTTCGCACTTTTCTGGCTGCCTGGAATTCTGCTGTTCCTTGGTGGCGCAGCCAGTTGGTTGCTTGTGGCAAGCAGCAACGAACCAGGAGTCGTTGATCTTTGGAAAAACGATTACCAGGGTCGCTACAACACCGACTACATGAAAGAACCAGCGTGGTATTACGCGGTCCAACAGCCTTGGAATATCTTCCCCTGGACAATTGCATTGGTTGTCGGACTGGTTACCACATTTTCTCAGATTCGTGGCACAACAGTCTCACCCTGGCGGTTCGTCTGGTTGTGGGCAATCGTGCCGCCGATCTTTTTCTCGCTGTTTAATGGCAAGCACCACCACTACATGCTCAGTTGCCTGGCGCCTGCCGCAATTCTGGGCAGTCAGGGCCTGCAACGGATGTTTTCCTGGTTTCAGCAGCAGCCACGCTGGTTTCGCCATCCCGCACTGTGGTCAGGAATCCTGATTCCACTGGGCCTGGGTACTATCCTGGCGTTAGCCAAAAAGCTACCTGGGCCGGCCAATCTGCAAACGATCTTACTTCTGGCATGGGTGCCACTGGTATTGTTTGCGACCTGGTTTGTTTCCCGCCCACAGCCCAGGGTGGCGTTGGTGGGTCTGCTGATGGTCATCACGTTCATCCACATTGCTGCCCACTACTTTCGATCGAAGTATCTGGACAATTACGCAGAAGACTCACGGTTGATTGCTGAAATCCGTGAGTTGGTACCACCGGAAGAACATGTGTATGTGCTGGATGAAGAAGAACCATTGAATGCCTCCTGGAACCTGTATTACCTGGGCAGAAATGCCCGCCAGCTCCAGAACATTACTTTTCTGCGCAGTACGGAAATCGATCGACCCACCATCTACCTGCTGGCACGTGGTTATCATCAGGAACAATTAGCGGAATATGGTGTCGCTGAGCAATTGCTGCAGAGCAAACGAACCCGCAAGGAAATCACACCCGCAGATCGTAAGACCTTGTATCGCCTGACTTTTCATGCTGATCTGATACGAGTGGTGCCACCAAAGATTACTCCCATGCAGTCAACAGGCCGGGCACCCGGGCCATTTTTGAAGTAG
- a CDS encoding DUF1501 domain-containing protein: MITFNGQSQSFCDGVNRRNFLRIGAFGAGITLADVLRAKAIAAPGGTSPTIKSAIMVYLPGGPSHMDMYDLKPNAPSEFRGEFNPIKTKVPGVEICEHFPMQAAMFDKLAAVRSLVSVDEHSDSLVMTGYPERENRTAHHPSFGSVISKLRSNSGQDVPPFVSLRGMSRGNEPGFLGVAHRAFTPSGAGLDNLSMRGGFTVDAMDDRKNLLKNFDTVRHEIDTTTTMRGIDSFTERAFDMIASGNVRKALDLKSEDPRVRDRYKGVEQFLQARRLVETGVGCVTLSYGGWDTHGQNFTTLKKQLPMLDRGVANMISDLDERGLLEDTIVVVWGEFGRTPKINGGAGRDHWSPAMSAMVAGGGLKVGQAVGSTTDRGERPKDRPYKVSHLLSTFYHAMGIDPSMTFNNGSGRPMYILDDRQTVSELL, translated from the coding sequence ATGATCACGTTTAACGGTCAATCACAATCATTCTGCGATGGTGTTAACCGTCGTAATTTCCTGCGAATTGGTGCGTTCGGTGCAGGGATTACCCTGGCCGATGTGCTGCGTGCCAAAGCAATTGCGGCACCTGGTGGCACTTCACCCACCATTAAATCCGCAATTATGGTGTACCTGCCTGGTGGGCCTTCCCACATGGATATGTACGACCTGAAGCCTAACGCACCCAGCGAGTTCCGTGGGGAATTCAATCCGATTAAAACCAAGGTGCCGGGCGTGGAGATTTGTGAACATTTCCCCATGCAGGCAGCAATGTTCGACAAACTGGCCGCCGTTCGTTCGCTGGTTTCGGTCGATGAGCATTCCGATTCGTTGGTGATGACTGGTTACCCGGAACGGGAAAACCGCACTGCCCACCACCCTTCGTTTGGGTCGGTGATTTCGAAACTGCGTTCCAACAGCGGTCAGGACGTACCACCATTCGTCAGCCTGCGTGGGATGAGCCGAGGCAATGAACCAGGTTTTCTGGGCGTTGCCCACCGTGCCTTCACCCCATCCGGTGCTGGCCTCGACAACCTCAGCATGCGTGGTGGCTTTACCGTGGATGCAATGGATGATCGCAAGAACCTGTTGAAAAACTTCGATACCGTGCGTCACGAAATTGATACCACCACCACGATGCGTGGGATTGATTCGTTCACGGAACGTGCATTTGATATGATTGCTTCAGGCAATGTCCGGAAAGCACTTGACCTGAAGAGCGAAGACCCACGCGTACGTGACCGCTACAAGGGTGTGGAGCAGTTCCTGCAGGCCCGTCGTCTGGTGGAAACCGGTGTCGGCTGCGTCACCTTGTCTTATGGTGGCTGGGATACCCACGGTCAGAACTTCACCACCCTCAAAAAACAATTGCCCATGCTCGACCGTGGCGTGGCCAACATGATCTCCGATCTGGATGAGCGTGGTCTGCTCGAAGACACCATCGTGGTTGTCTGGGGTGAATTCGGCCGTACGCCGAAGATCAACGGTGGTGCAGGTCGCGATCACTGGTCGCCAGCGATGTCCGCAATGGTTGCTGGTGGTGGCTTGAAAGTGGGCCAGGCAGTCGGCAGCACCACCGATCGTGGTGAACGGCCTAAAGATCGTCCTTACAAAGTGTCCCACCTACTCTCGACCTTCTACCATGCCATGGGAATCGATCCTTCCATGACCTTCAATAATGGCAGCGGTCGACCAATGTACATTCTCGATGATCGTCAAACTGTCAGCGAATTGCTGTAA
- a CDS encoding CbiX/SirB N-terminal domain-containing protein, with product MSDNRGADAPPLWETSHLRTYNKLFKIKDFVVTEGPNNNLPALLLIAHGSRRAAANAELQELANLLAPRGEYLHIQPSYLELCQPDIATGGRLCVAAGAKTVVMLPYFLSPGMHAIDDMQEAQAALQAEFPHVRFLLASHLGLHPLMLEIVHARANEVLSHAN from the coding sequence ATGTCTGATAATCGTGGGGCAGATGCCCCTCCCTTGTGGGAAACAAGCCACCTGAGAACCTACAATAAGCTGTTCAAAATAAAGGATTTCGTGGTGACTGAAGGTCCGAACAACAATTTGCCTGCGTTATTATTGATCGCCCACGGCAGCAGGCGGGCTGCTGCAAATGCAGAACTGCAGGAACTGGCAAATCTGCTGGCCCCACGTGGGGAATATTTGCATATACAACCATCTTACCTGGAATTGTGCCAGCCAGATATCGCCACCGGTGGCCGATTGTGCGTGGCTGCAGGTGCGAAGACAGTCGTCATGCTGCCATATTTTCTGTCACCCGGCATGCACGCCATAGATGATATGCAGGAAGCGCAGGCGGCATTGCAGGCAGAATTCCCCCACGTGCGGTTTTTACTGGCGTCCCACCTGGGTTTACACCCATTGATGCTGGAAATTGTGCACGCACGTGCGAATGAAGTCCTGTCACACGCGAATTAG
- a CDS encoding methyltransferase domain-containing protein — protein MNIVNQIVHDELAAGRKLNLDLGCGRRPRSGFFGVDWIEMPGVDIVANLNEPLSELPDNSVASIFTHHTLEHVVEFLPLLKEIHRIVVPDGKVEVVAPHFSNPYCYSDPTHVRFFGLYSFFYFADDADQPRRKVPAYYIPERFTVDAVKVTLIPTLLLCKPIRRLAARIVNSSIGMLDWYERGWCRHFPADSIKYTLRVKKTVPQQG, from the coding sequence ATGAATATCGTTAATCAGATCGTGCATGATGAACTCGCTGCTGGTAGAAAACTGAATCTGGACCTTGGTTGCGGACGCAGACCCAGGAGCGGATTCTTCGGCGTCGATTGGATTGAAATGCCAGGCGTTGATATTGTCGCGAACCTCAACGAGCCTCTCTCGGAACTGCCCGACAATTCCGTCGCCTCAATCTTCACGCACCACACTCTGGAGCATGTCGTTGAATTTCTGCCGCTGTTGAAAGAGATCCATCGCATCGTCGTCCCTGATGGGAAGGTGGAAGTGGTCGCCCCGCACTTCTCGAATCCATACTGTTACTCAGACCCGACCCACGTGCGTTTTTTTGGGTTGTACAGCTTCTTCTACTTCGCCGACGATGCCGACCAGCCTAGAAGAAAAGTTCCTGCATACTACATTCCGGAGCGATTCACCGTCGATGCAGTCAAAGTGACTCTGATTCCGACCCTCTTGCTCTGCAAACCAATACGCCGACTGGCCGCCAGGATTGTCAATTCCTCGATTGGCATGCTTGACTGGTATGAACGCGGATGGTGCCGGCATTTCCCTGCGGATAGCATCAAATACACACTCCGCGTAAAGAAGACCGTTCCGCAACAAGGATAA
- a CDS encoding DUF6428 family protein, whose protein sequence is MNLAEFQSILQANPEAALHVMLPSGEFVPAHFHVTEVGRIQKDFIDCGGTTRSSTTCLLQLWVATDEDHRLTSTKLATILSMAAPLLQSTDLPVEVEYEGEVVSQYPLSEVELTPSGILLTVGSKHTDCLAKDRCGIPTVEADGTCSPGSGCC, encoded by the coding sequence ATGAACTTAGCCGAATTTCAGTCAATACTACAAGCGAACCCCGAAGCTGCGTTACATGTAATGCTGCCCAGCGGGGAGTTTGTTCCTGCCCACTTCCATGTGACTGAAGTGGGTCGGATTCAGAAAGATTTCATCGATTGCGGCGGCACCACCCGATCGAGCACCACCTGCCTGTTGCAACTGTGGGTTGCTACCGATGAAGACCACCGGCTGACCTCAACCAAACTGGCGACAATTTTGTCGATGGCGGCACCATTGCTGCAATCGACTGATCTGCCCGTAGAAGTGGAATATGAAGGTGAAGTGGTGTCTCAATACCCGCTGTCCGAAGTAGAATTGACCCCTTCGGGCATTCTTCTGACCGTTGGCAGCAAGCACACCGACTGCCTGGCAAAAGACCGTTGTGGGATTCCCACCGTAGAAGCGGATGGCACGTGCAGCCCCGGTTCTGGCTGCTGCTGA
- a CDS encoding glycosyltransferase, whose product MNTTNKEQSVGELSPLLVFADDWGRHPSSAQHLIRQLLPTRTVLWVNTIGTRAPQLDWLTIQRAWGKLRQWLVPKPQKLENNESQAIPANLNVLNPRMWPWFTKKFDRRLNVRLLVPPLQRAIQELPSPPIAITTLPIVADLIPHLNVRHWVYYCVDDFGLWPGLDRTTMTRMERDLLSQVSTAVAVSENLQARLRGLGTNATLLSHGVDLDFWQHPRGEWTQWDHLPKPWIVFWGVVDPRLHTGMVAALAQRLGQGSILLIGPHQHPDPQLARLPHTHLLPAQPFASLPSLAKRADVLVMPYADLPVTRAMQPLKLKEYLATGRPVVVSDLPANQTWSEGADLVRTPEEFAARVLERLQTGTPPSQLIAREVLMAESWQAKATHFAELIEG is encoded by the coding sequence ATGAACACCACGAACAAAGAACAATCTGTGGGAGAACTTTCACCGTTATTGGTTTTTGCGGATGACTGGGGCCGTCACCCTTCCAGTGCCCAACATCTGATTCGGCAACTTTTGCCCACCCGCACCGTACTGTGGGTGAACACGATAGGCACACGAGCCCCACAACTCGATTGGCTGACAATTCAGCGTGCATGGGGCAAACTTCGCCAATGGCTGGTGCCAAAGCCGCAAAAATTAGAAAATAATGAGAGCCAAGCGATCCCAGCCAATTTGAACGTGCTGAATCCTCGCATGTGGCCCTGGTTTACCAAGAAGTTTGATCGTCGTTTGAATGTGCGACTGTTGGTGCCACCATTGCAGCGTGCGATTCAGGAATTACCCAGCCCACCGATTGCGATCACCACCTTACCGATTGTGGCTGACCTGATCCCCCACCTGAACGTGCGGCACTGGGTGTATTATTGTGTGGACGACTTTGGGTTGTGGCCGGGTCTGGACCGCACCACCATGACGCGAATGGAACGCGATTTATTGTCGCAAGTATCGACTGCTGTGGCAGTTAGTGAAAATCTCCAGGCCCGCCTTCGAGGACTGGGGACGAACGCAACACTGCTGAGTCATGGAGTGGATCTCGATTTCTGGCAGCACCCACGTGGGGAGTGGACACAGTGGGATCATCTGCCAAAACCGTGGATAGTATTCTGGGGCGTCGTCGACCCGCGACTGCACACGGGCATGGTGGCAGCCCTGGCTCAGAGACTGGGGCAGGGGTCGATTCTGTTGATTGGCCCGCACCAGCATCCCGATCCGCAACTGGCCAGGTTGCCCCACACGCACCTGTTGCCAGCACAACCTTTTGCCAGTTTACCCAGTTTGGCGAAACGGGCAGACGTGCTGGTCATGCCGTATGCAGATCTGCCGGTAACGCGGGCAATGCAACCACTGAAACTGAAGGAATATCTGGCGACGGGTCGACCGGTGGTGGTGAGCGATTTGCCAGCCAACCAAACCTGGTCGGAAGGTGCGGATCTCGTCCGCACTCCGGAGGAGTTTGCCGCACGTGTGCTGGAACGGTTGCAAACTGGCACGCCACCATCGCAACTGATTGCCAGAGAGGTACTTATGGCAGAATCGTGGCAGGCCAAAGCCACCCACTTCGCTGAATTGATTGAGGGGTAA
- a CDS encoding protein kinase, whose protein sequence is MTDLPTLLEQLRQARVLNNQQIAELVALPEYLNGNSEGFLQQILARGWINNFQRDAIYDGRASDLLINGYQLLAVLQAGSDGTHYLAFHPSLNKNIDLWCVNPAWLGTESVGDFVQRCEQVTNLNFPEIRTVYDIFVHQETPFVVQDFLEDAHLASMIAEMGPLPLILANDYARQAATGLAAAHERGIVHGKLSPRSLIVAPAKKGVDQNGRVTFRPLPGAIVQLVGIGLQPLRPPLSQIHGEQEAEFAEIVDFLPPERLLDAQPDKAWDIYGLGTTLFYLHTGKKPLGGLSFTDALLQLHHANPESLHAIRPDLPEELVQLIHAMMSRIPAERPSISEVVAVLARQQGVKSPSPQEPSPPGVMLASETGSDLTAPPVAEPVGQPVQNWEQVQHIPTGEMLPTFEPLNEHDFHAISQGGYDHADAFTHDELGADEPRVRRTPPPTKGINKMWIFGGLALHITATIVCIGGLTGAFSSCTSDEKEEEPKVQKVEKAPTAKPTPKKRPRRNEP, encoded by the coding sequence ATGACCGACCTGCCAACGTTGTTAGAACAATTACGCCAAGCTCGTGTGCTCAATAACCAGCAAATCGCAGAACTTGTGGCACTACCAGAATATCTCAATGGCAATTCTGAAGGATTTTTGCAGCAGATTCTTGCTCGTGGCTGGATTAATAATTTTCAACGGGATGCCATTTACGATGGCCGGGCCAGCGATCTGCTGATTAATGGCTACCAGTTGCTGGCGGTGCTGCAGGCGGGTAGCGATGGAACCCATTATCTGGCCTTTCATCCCAGCTTAAACAAAAATATCGATCTTTGGTGCGTCAATCCTGCCTGGCTGGGCACAGAATCAGTGGGGGATTTTGTCCAGCGCTGCGAACAAGTCACCAATCTGAACTTTCCGGAAATTCGCACTGTTTACGATATTTTCGTGCACCAGGAAACGCCTTTTGTGGTGCAGGATTTTCTGGAAGATGCCCATCTGGCAAGCATGATTGCCGAAATGGGGCCGTTACCACTGATTCTGGCAAACGATTATGCCCGACAGGCGGCAACCGGTTTAGCTGCTGCCCACGAACGTGGGATCGTCCATGGCAAGTTGTCTCCTCGGTCGCTGATCGTGGCACCTGCCAAAAAAGGGGTCGATCAGAACGGCAGAGTCACGTTCCGACCGCTGCCAGGTGCCATTGTGCAACTGGTGGGGATCGGTTTGCAGCCACTTCGCCCACCCCTGAGCCAGATCCATGGTGAGCAGGAAGCAGAATTTGCTGAAATTGTTGATTTTCTGCCACCAGAACGATTGCTGGATGCTCAACCCGACAAAGCGTGGGATATTTATGGTCTGGGTACAACCTTGTTTTACCTGCACACCGGCAAAAAACCGTTGGGTGGGTTATCGTTTACCGATGCGTTGCTGCAACTACACCACGCCAATCCAGAATCTCTGCACGCAATCCGCCCGGATTTACCAGAGGAACTGGTGCAGTTGATCCATGCGATGATGAGCCGGATTCCCGCAGAACGGCCTTCCATTTCAGAAGTGGTGGCAGTACTGGCCCGACAACAGGGGGTAAAATCACCTTCTCCGCAGGAACCCAGCCCACCCGGAGTGATGTTAGCCAGCGAAACAGGCTCGGATTTAACGGCACCACCCGTCGCCGAACCAGTGGGCCAACCAGTGCAGAACTGGGAGCAGGTGCAGCATATTCCCACGGGTGAGATGCTGCCTACTTTTGAACCACTGAACGAACATGATTTTCACGCGATTTCCCAAGGGGGGTATGATCATGCGGATGCATTCACCCATGACGAACTGGGTGCGGATGAGCCACGGGTAAGACGCACCCCACCACCCACGAAGGGGATCAATAAAATGTGGATCTTTGGGGGCTTAGCGCTTCACATTACTGCAACAATCGTTTGTATTGGTGGTCTGACAGGTGCGTTCAGCAGTTGTACCAGCGACGAAAAGGAAGAAGAACCGAAAGTTCAGAAAGTCGAGAAAGCACCCACTGCGAAGCCGACACCCAAGAAAAGACCTCGAAGAAACGAACCATAA
- a CDS encoding RNA polymerase sigma factor, with amino-acid sequence MENAKNPMEFVGDGKLIELAITGDRPALNHIFQKYRDDAYRVAYRLLGNKEDALDAIQEGFTKVFLKLETFEFRSSLKTWILRIVTNSALDYGRKRQRAKTLVERAGSEEFQESPPRMVEDPANVAEYSEMRSSLNGALMQLPEAQRSAFTLHVDGGLSYAEIAEVLEISIGTVMSRLFYARQKLKGLLSWQVES; translated from the coding sequence ATGGAGAATGCCAAAAACCCAATGGAGTTCGTTGGGGATGGGAAATTAATTGAACTGGCGATCACGGGAGATCGACCGGCACTCAACCATATTTTCCAAAAATACCGCGACGATGCCTATCGGGTGGCGTACCGTTTGTTGGGAAACAAGGAAGACGCACTGGATGCCATTCAGGAAGGATTTACGAAAGTTTTTCTGAAGTTGGAGACGTTTGAGTTTCGCAGCAGCCTGAAAACCTGGATTTTGCGTATTGTCACGAATTCTGCATTAGATTATGGTCGGAAGCGGCAGCGGGCGAAAACGCTGGTAGAACGTGCGGGAAGTGAAGAATTTCAGGAATCCCCACCACGCATGGTGGAAGATCCTGCAAATGTGGCAGAGTACAGTGAAATGCGCTCGTCGCTCAACGGGGCTCTGATGCAACTGCCTGAAGCACAGCGTTCCGCTTTTACGCTTCATGTGGATGGGGGGCTTTCTTACGCGGAAATTGCAGAAGTTCTGGAAATTTCCATTGGTACGGTAATGAGTCGGTTGTTTTATGCCCGACAGAAATTAAAGGGGTTGCTGAGTTGGCAGGTGGAATCATGA